One window from the genome of Streptomyces cadmiisoli encodes:
- a CDS encoding SMI1/KNR4 family protein gives MTQEFDLAASLARGVEGRRGAWAFIRGFAAHWVGAALGSDDGWTEADLDAAEERLGLRLPTALREAYLLFGRRQDLTSNHDVLLSPAKLYVDDAKEVLVFRHENQGAASWGIFLDSVHEEDPAVFIRLDLADKSAERWEDWLERLSLYFIEITLSESLQADEEVCDYLDPDGNSLELLETHSVRLPFPSYPIGEETRWFLGQDVLLRDDDGAAILARGRTAGDLDRIRDLIPGDWLHDYC, from the coding sequence ATGACACAAGAGTTCGATCTTGCCGCGTCGCTCGCCAGAGGCGTCGAAGGCCGCCGTGGTGCATGGGCCTTCATCCGGGGCTTCGCCGCCCACTGGGTCGGCGCCGCTCTGGGAAGCGATGACGGGTGGACGGAAGCCGATCTCGACGCTGCCGAGGAGCGACTGGGGCTGCGGCTGCCGACGGCGCTGCGCGAGGCATATCTGCTGTTCGGACGCCGGCAGGATCTCACCAGCAACCACGATGTGCTGCTCAGTCCTGCCAAGCTGTACGTCGATGACGCCAAAGAGGTCCTGGTCTTCCGTCACGAGAACCAGGGAGCCGCTTCCTGGGGCATCTTCCTCGACAGCGTCCATGAGGAAGATCCTGCGGTGTTCATCAGGCTTGACCTTGCCGACAAGAGCGCCGAGCGGTGGGAGGACTGGCTGGAACGTCTCTCCCTTTACTTCATCGAGATCACCTTGTCGGAGTCCCTGCAGGCCGATGAAGAGGTCTGCGACTACCTCGACCCGGATGGCAACAGCCTCGAACTGCTGGAGACGCATTCCGTCCGGCTCCCGTTCCCGTCCTACCCCATCGGCGAGGAGACCCGGTGGTTCCTGGGTCAGGACGTCCTTCTGCGCGATGACGACGGCGCGGCCATCCTGGCTCGCGGCCGGACGGCAGGAGACCTCGATCGCATTCGTGACCTGATCCCCGGCGACTGGCTCCACGACTATTGCTGA
- a CDS encoding NAD(P)H-dependent oxidoreductase: MSYLLHVDSSSLGTASVSRQVADSFRDAWTGEVVHRDLAASPVPHLSAAGLSARSTDPAQHTAEQAAAAAVQEELIAEFLGASAYLFTVPMYNRTMPSVFKAWLDQVIFPGRTINPTGAPAAGRPAVLISPVAAATALARPTTARTSLYRPWSPSWATPPT, translated from the coding sequence ATGTCCTACTTGCTGCACGTCGACTCCTCCTCCCTTGGTACCGCTTCGGTCTCCCGCCAGGTCGCCGACTCTTTCCGGGACGCCTGGACGGGCGAGGTCGTCCACCGGGACCTGGCCGCCTCACCTGTGCCGCACCTGAGTGCGGCCGGCCTCTCCGCTCGGTCCACGGACCCCGCCCAGCACACCGCGGAGCAGGCTGCGGCTGCCGCCGTCCAGGAGGAGCTCATCGCGGAGTTCCTCGGGGCCAGTGCCTACCTGTTCACCGTGCCGATGTACAACCGCACGATGCCCTCGGTGTTCAAGGCCTGGCTCGACCAGGTCATCTTCCCCGGCCGGACCATCAACCCCACGGGTGCACCCGCTGCCGGGCGCCCGGCCGTGCTGATCTCGCCCGTGGCGGCGGCTACGGCCCTGGCACGCCCAACCACGGCAAGGACTTCCTTGTACCGACCCTGGAGTCCGTCCTGGGCGACCCCGCCTACCTGA